A stretch of Chloracidobacterium sp. DNA encodes these proteins:
- a CDS encoding arginine repressor: MDKAERHRALLELVSVERLRTQAELRAALANRYGIVCDQGTISRDIKELGLVRLVDANGAYYGRTAAVPPSSNEAFLLSRLVRRVQAAENLVVVHTDAANAHPVAEAIDRLAFPEVVGTVAGDNTVLVVAKTAAKAQQVAKRILRVAGLNEPADVRRKQNGKKGGRKP, from the coding sequence ATGGACAAGGCCGAACGCCACCGAGCGTTGCTGGAACTCGTCAGTGTTGAGCGGTTGCGTACGCAGGCCGAACTCCGCGCCGCTCTCGCCAACCGGTACGGTATTGTCTGTGACCAAGGTACGATCTCGCGCGACATCAAGGAGCTTGGTTTGGTCAGGCTTGTGGACGCTAACGGAGCCTACTACGGGCGGACGGCGGCCGTGCCACCCAGCTCCAACGAGGCGTTCCTCCTGTCGCGTTTGGTGCGCCGGGTGCAGGCGGCGGAAAATCTGGTTGTGGTGCATACCGACGCTGCTAACGCCCATCCGGTCGCCGAAGCGATTGACCGGTTGGCGTTCCCGGAAGTCGTCGGTACGGTGGCCGGCGACAATACGGTGTTGGTCGTCGCCAAAACCGCCGCGAAGGCGCAGCAGGTGGCGAAGCGAATCCTGCGCGTCGCCGGATTGAACGAACCGGCCGACGTACGGCGCAAACAAAACGGTAAGAAAGGCGGGCGAAAGCCATGA
- the argB gene encoding acetylglutamate kinase, translating to MGFDVNVLREALPYINRFKGKTFVVKFGGKVAADEATLDSFCEELALCAQIGIRVVVVHGGGIQANELSRQLGIKPKTINGRRVTDERTLDVVKMVFGGKVNVEILGALRQAGVPAVGLSGVDGNILTARKRPPQVIVNLETGKPQTVDYGYVGEILDVNTRLLDTLIEKDFVPVMASLAADEDGDIYNVNADTVAAAIAAEMRAEKLVLATNVDGVLDERGERISRMTLHQAAALMAAGRVAGGMLPKLEAAARALRSGVRSVHIINGMKAGALLREIFTEEGDGTMLTVNGYHGSAKHRP from the coding sequence ATGGGATTTGATGTCAATGTGTTGCGGGAGGCGCTCCCGTACATCAACCGTTTCAAAGGCAAGACATTTGTCGTGAAGTTCGGCGGCAAGGTCGCCGCCGACGAGGCTACGCTGGATTCCTTCTGTGAAGAACTGGCGCTGTGCGCGCAAATTGGCATTCGCGTCGTGGTGGTTCATGGCGGGGGAATACAAGCCAATGAACTCAGCCGGCAACTCGGCATCAAGCCGAAGACCATCAACGGCCGGCGCGTAACGGACGAGCGGACGTTGGATGTGGTCAAGATGGTGTTCGGCGGTAAGGTCAATGTTGAGATTCTGGGGGCGCTGCGGCAGGCAGGCGTGCCAGCGGTAGGCCTAAGCGGCGTGGACGGCAACATTCTGACGGCGCGCAAGCGTCCGCCGCAAGTCATCGTCAATCTAGAGACCGGCAAGCCGCAGACAGTGGACTACGGCTACGTCGGTGAAATTCTTGATGTAAATACGCGCCTGCTGGACACGCTGATCGAGAAGGATTTTGTGCCGGTGATGGCGTCGCTGGCGGCGGATGAGGACGGTGACATCTACAATGTCAACGCCGACACGGTGGCGGCGGCGATCGCGGCCGAAATGCGGGCTGAGAAGCTGGTGTTGGCGACGAATGTGGACGGTGTTCTGGACGAGCGGGGCGAACGCATCAGCCGGATGACATTGCACCAAGCGGCGGCGTTGATGGCGGCAGGGCGGGTCGCCGGAGGGATGCTGCCGAAACTGGAAGCGGCGGCGCGGGCGTTGCGGTCGGGCGTCCGGTCGGTGCATATCATCAACGGCATGAAGGCCGGCGCATTGCTGCGGGAGATTTTCACTGAAGAAGGGGATGGGACAATGCTCACCGTCAATGGCTACCACGGTTCGGCGAAACACAGGCCATGA
- a CDS encoding FkbM family methyltransferase yields the protein MSWAALLTRRTPTPVTILAGPFRGARLILNPAHAKRKMLGAYEHVLNPWLKAALKQVEVVWDVGANDGYFTYGCATAILKQGRRPHVVAFEPGLGEDAVLSEQLTRPARVWAEAYADATFEFVTAYVGATNNATTVTLDAALEARPALVGRPALVKVDVEGAEVDVLDGAARLLAAPTQWVVEVHGEHLLEPVVGRLRAMNRAVEVRRLKPHWLFGPEARTIPTCWVTTRL from the coding sequence ATGAGTTGGGCGGCGCTTCTGACACGGCGGACGCCAACCCCCGTCACAATCCTAGCGGGACCGTTTCGCGGCGCGCGTCTCATTCTCAATCCGGCTCATGCCAAGCGGAAGATGCTGGGGGCGTACGAGCACGTCCTCAACCCGTGGCTGAAGGCGGCGCTCAAGCAGGTTGAGGTTGTCTGGGATGTTGGGGCCAACGACGGCTATTTCACCTATGGTTGTGCAACGGCCATCCTGAAGCAGGGCCGGCGGCCGCATGTTGTCGCGTTTGAGCCGGGACTGGGTGAGGACGCCGTCCTGAGCGAGCAGTTGACTCGCCCGGCGCGTGTCTGGGCGGAAGCCTATGCGGACGCGACCTTTGAGTTTGTCACGGCGTACGTCGGCGCGACCAACAACGCGACAACCGTCACGCTGGACGCCGCCTTGGAGGCGCGTCCGGCGCTGGTCGGTCGTCCGGCGTTGGTCAAAGTGGATGTTGAAGGCGCGGAAGTGGATGTACTGGACGGCGCGGCGCGGCTGTTGGCGGCGCCGACGCAGTGGGTGGTGGAAGTGCATGGCGAGCACCTACTGGAACCCGTCGTTGGCCGCCTGCGCGCAATGAATCGGGCGGTTGAGGTGCGCCGATTGAAACCGCACTGGCTGTTCGGCCCGGAAGCGCGCACGATTCCCACTTGCTGGGTGACAACCCGCTTGTAG
- a CDS encoding WcaF family extracellular polysaccharide biosynthesis acetyltransferase, with translation MTTVDLSRFDNAWYRPGPMFKRALWMLVNAWVFKSDLPYPSAFKAALLRAFGARIGRGVVIKPNVNIKYPWFLSVGDFTWIGEGAWIDNLAQVTIGAHACISQGAYLLTGNHDYTSPCFDLITAPIEIADGAWVGAKSIVLPGTRLESHVVVAAGSVIGGKTEPYGIYRGCPAQWVRRRIIRQADAADPVAETVP, from the coding sequence ATGACGACGGTTGACCTATCGCGCTTTGACAACGCTTGGTATCGTCCGGGGCCGATGTTCAAACGGGCGCTGTGGATGTTGGTCAACGCCTGGGTGTTCAAATCCGACCTGCCGTACCCCTCGGCGTTCAAGGCGGCGCTCTTGCGGGCGTTCGGGGCGCGGATTGGGCGCGGCGTCGTCATCAAACCGAACGTCAACATCAAGTACCCGTGGTTTCTCTCCGTCGGCGACTTTACGTGGATTGGCGAAGGCGCGTGGATTGACAACCTCGCCCAAGTGACGATTGGTGCGCATGCCTGCATTTCACAGGGGGCGTACCTGCTGACAGGCAACCACGATTACACGTCGCCGTGCTTTGACCTGATAACGGCGCCGATTGAGATCGCCGACGGCGCGTGGGTGGGAGCAAAAAGCATTGTTTTGCCCGGTACGCGCCTGGAAAGCCACGTTGTCGTCGCCGCCGGGAGCGTCATTGGCGGAAAAACCGAGCCGTACGGGATTTATCGTGGTTGCCCGGCGCAGTGGGTGCGCCGGCGGATCATTCGCCAAGCCGACGCCGCCGACCCAGTGGCTGAAACCGTCCCATGA
- a CDS encoding NAD-dependent epimerase/dehydratase family protein — MTNVLVTGGNGFIGSHLVDRLAQQASVIVFDRRERRYDPLPPSVRLVLGSLADHDLVRNVLTEFGVETVYHLAWSSIHESATRHPMADVESNLMPTVGLLEACREAGVRRVVYVSSGGTVYGLPQTDAIAEDHPTRPINAYGVTKLAVEKYLGVYHHLYGLEYVVFRPSVPYGPRQNPLGRQGAVAVFLYRALRGEPIVIFGDGQTSRDFFFVTDMVEPLVQAGVSHRGVNQVFNLGGGRSYSLNELVAVIEEAIGRSLTVRYEPARPIDAPHIRLDCRAAADVFGWRPVTTLAEGVRRTAEWLQSARLLS, encoded by the coding sequence ATGACGAATGTGCTCGTCACCGGCGGCAACGGCTTCATCGGCTCACATCTTGTTGATCGGTTGGCGCAGCAAGCTTCCGTGATTGTTTTTGACCGCCGCGAGCGGCGCTATGACCCACTGCCGCCCAGCGTGCGATTGGTGTTGGGCAGCCTCGCCGACCACGATCTTGTCCGCAATGTGCTGACCGAATTCGGCGTCGAGACGGTGTATCACCTTGCTTGGAGTTCAATCCATGAAAGCGCTACTCGTCATCCGATGGCGGACGTTGAGTCAAACCTGATGCCAACCGTTGGCCTCCTCGAAGCCTGCCGTGAAGCCGGCGTCCGGCGTGTGGTGTATGTCTCTTCCGGCGGAACGGTTTACGGCCTGCCCCAAACGGACGCCATCGCCGAAGACCATCCGACCCGACCCATTAATGCGTATGGGGTGACGAAACTGGCTGTTGAAAAGTACCTTGGGGTCTATCACCACCTCTACGGCCTTGAGTATGTCGTCTTCCGTCCGTCAGTGCCGTATGGCCCACGCCAGAATCCGCTGGGTCGGCAGGGAGCAGTGGCGGTTTTTTTGTACCGCGCCCTGCGGGGCGAACCTATCGTGATCTTCGGCGATGGGCAAACAAGCCGTGATTTCTTTTTTGTGACAGACATGGTGGAGCCACTGGTGCAAGCTGGGGTGAGTCACCGGGGTGTCAACCAAGTGTTCAACCTCGGCGGCGGACGCAGCTACAGTTTGAACGAGCTAGTCGCCGTGATTGAGGAAGCCATCGGTCGGTCGCTCACGGTGCGCTACGAGCCGGCGCGGCCGATTGACGCGCCGCATATCCGCCTTGATTGCCGGGCGGCGGCGGATGTTTTCGGCTGGCGTCCCGTCACGACATTGGCGGAAGGCGTTCGCCGAACGGCCGAGTGGCTGCAGTCGGCGCGGCTCCTGTCCTGA
- a CDS encoding N-acetylornithine carbamoyltransferase gives MRHFIDTSEYDRSTLEAILTYAITHRGERSTALAGRAVALIFFDSSLRTRTSFAVGIAQLGGMSVTLEVGRGAWNLEYLDGTVMDGDKPEHVADAARVLSRYFDVLAVRCFPSLKQAAEDQADPVIEAFRRHATVPVVNLESALYHPCQAMADMMTIRERFGRTDGLRVALAWTPHVKALPTAVPNSFALAAVQLGCQLTIVAPPGFSLPETVMARLPGVEVVHDQSVLATQDVVYAKSWTSLENYGAPPPAHYRSWMLTPEKLGRARFLHCMPLRRNVEVTDAVLESAQNDCYDEAENRLHVQKAILLYCLNLI, from the coding sequence ATGAGGCATTTCATAGACACGAGCGAATACGACCGTTCAACCCTTGAAGCCATTTTGACGTACGCCATAACACATCGCGGGGAACGCTCCACGGCGTTGGCTGGGCGGGCTGTGGCGTTGATTTTCTTTGACAGTTCGCTTCGGACGCGCACGAGCTTCGCCGTCGGAATTGCGCAACTGGGCGGCATGTCGGTCACGCTTGAAGTCGGGCGCGGCGCGTGGAACTTGGAATACCTTGACGGCACCGTGATGGACGGCGACAAACCCGAACACGTCGCCGACGCCGCGCGCGTCCTGTCGCGGTACTTCGACGTGCTCGCCGTCCGGTGTTTTCCATCGCTCAAACAGGCGGCGGAGGATCAGGCTGATCCGGTGATTGAGGCTTTTCGCCGGCATGCCACTGTGCCAGTCGTCAATTTAGAGTCGGCGCTTTATCACCCATGTCAGGCGATGGCCGATATGATGACCATTCGTGAGCGTTTTGGACGGACGGACGGCCTGCGGGTGGCGTTGGCGTGGACGCCGCACGTCAAGGCGCTGCCGACTGCTGTTCCGAATTCGTTCGCTCTCGCCGCCGTGCAACTCGGCTGTCAGTTGACAATTGTCGCGCCGCCGGGTTTTTCGCTTCCTGAAACGGTCATGGCGCGGCTGCCGGGCGTCGAAGTCGTCCATGACCAGTCCGTACTGGCCACGCAAGATGTGGTGTATGCGAAGTCGTGGACTTCGCTAGAGAACTACGGCGCGCCGCCGCCGGCGCATTATCGAAGCTGGATGCTGACCCCGGAAAAGCTTGGACGGGCGCGTTTTCTCCACTGCATGCCGTTGCGCCGCAATGTCGAGGTCACGGACGCGGTGCTCGAATCGGCGCAAAATGATTGCTATGACGAAGCTGAAAATCGGCTACACGTCCAGAAGGCAATTCTGCTGTATTGTTTGAACCTAATCTGA
- a CDS encoding argininosuccinate synthase, translated as MKKIALAYSGGLDTSVILTWLKETYGVPVVAFVADVGQDEDLAAVHEKALATGASEVVIADVREEFVRDYVFPALAANAVYEGAYLLGTALARPVIAKALVAAARATGCDAVAHGATAKGNDQVRFELTIAALAPDLKVIAPWREWPFVGRRDLLAYAERHGIPVPITAEKPYSMDANAMHISYEGGILEDPWQPPPDGMFRWTTDPEKAPDEPALVDVTFEAGVPTALDGEPLSPFRLLERANALGARHGVGRVDIVENRFIGLKSRGVYETPGVTILMQAHRAVESLTLDREVAHFKETLTPKFAELVYNGFWFSPEMELLRATIAHTQRNVTGTARLKLYKGAVQVVGRKSPVGLYDAEAVSFETRTRVSPADAGGFIAVHGLRLRRQAQTSTGT; from the coding sequence ATGAAGAAAATTGCGCTGGCCTACAGCGGCGGTCTCGATACGAGCGTCATCCTGACGTGGCTCAAGGAGACCTACGGCGTTCCCGTCGTGGCCTTTGTCGCCGATGTCGGCCAAGACGAAGACTTGGCGGCCGTCCACGAAAAGGCGCTGGCGACCGGCGCGAGCGAAGTCGTCATTGCTGATGTCCGAGAGGAATTTGTCCGCGACTACGTGTTTCCGGCGCTCGCGGCTAACGCCGTGTACGAAGGCGCGTACCTGCTCGGTACAGCGCTGGCGCGGCCCGTCATCGCCAAGGCGCTGGTCGCCGCCGCGCGCGCGACCGGCTGCGACGCCGTCGCTCACGGCGCCACTGCCAAAGGCAACGACCAAGTGCGCTTTGAGCTGACGATCGCCGCCCTCGCGCCGGATTTGAAGGTCATTGCGCCATGGCGCGAGTGGCCGTTCGTCGGTCGGCGGGATTTGCTGGCCTACGCCGAACGGCACGGCATTCCCGTCCCCATCACGGCGGAAAAACCGTACTCAATGGACGCCAACGCCATGCACATCAGCTATGAGGGCGGCATTCTTGAAGACCCGTGGCAGCCGCCGCCGGACGGTATGTTCCGCTGGACGACCGATCCCGAAAAGGCTCCCGATGAACCGGCCTTGGTGGACGTGACCTTTGAAGCGGGCGTCCCGACGGCGCTCGACGGCGAGCCGCTGTCCCCGTTTCGGTTGCTTGAACGCGCCAACGCGCTCGGCGCGCGGCACGGCGTCGGGCGCGTGGACATTGTTGAAAACCGTTTCATCGGGCTGAAGTCGCGCGGCGTCTATGAGACGCCGGGCGTGACTATCCTAATGCAGGCGCATCGGGCGGTGGAGTCACTGACGCTCGACCGCGAAGTGGCGCACTTCAAGGAAACGCTGACGCCGAAGTTCGCCGAGTTGGTGTACAACGGCTTCTGGTTCTCGCCTGAAATGGAACTGTTGCGCGCAACGATCGCCCATACTCAACGGAACGTCACCGGAACGGCGCGGTTAAAGCTCTACAAGGGGGCGGTACAGGTCGTTGGTCGCAAGTCGCCCGTTGGGCTGTACGACGCCGAAGCCGTGAGCTTCGAGACGCGCACGCGCGTTTCACCCGCCGACGCCGGCGGCTTCATTGCCGTTCACGGGCTGCGCCTGCGACGGCAGGCGCAAACGTCCACCGGGACATAA
- a CDS encoding glycosyltransferase — protein sequence MRVLFVVPYLGAKYGGIAKVVTELAQAVGQAGATADIVTTDADGDRRRPVTHHTWLLEDGYRVMYFPCRHRKDFILSPSLARWCWRYGRGYDVVHTHSIFAPLIAAVQWGCRRQRIPYVTTPHGMLEPWALAYKAWKKRLYFNWIERPALCGARLIQATASQEAEHIGRLNLGTPIELIPNGLHRAEFETLPDGEPFYANHPTLRGKRLVLFFGRIDPKKGLDLLAPAFARVHAKHPETHLLVVGQDNVGFLPRAKQFFIDAGCMEAVTFVGWMSGPPLYAMLRSVAVHVAPSYSEGFSMGILMCLAAGAPTVMTTGCNFPEAGAAGAARIVEASVEAIADALDGLLSDPVAAQAMGARARDFILNNYTWDRVAQKLLATYERILAA from the coding sequence ATGCGGGTTTTGTTTGTCGTTCCTTACTTAGGCGCGAAATACGGGGGGATTGCAAAGGTGGTCACGGAGCTTGCCCAGGCGGTTGGTCAGGCAGGAGCGACCGCCGACATCGTCACCACCGACGCCGACGGCGACCGCCGCCGCCCGGTGACGCACCACACTTGGCTTCTGGAAGACGGCTACCGGGTGATGTATTTCCCCTGCCGGCATCGCAAGGATTTCATCCTTAGTCCCTCACTGGCGCGATGGTGTTGGCGTTATGGTCGCGGCTACGATGTGGTGCATACGCACTCCATCTTTGCGCCGCTGATCGCCGCCGTACAGTGGGGGTGCCGCCGACAACGCATCCCGTACGTCACGACACCGCATGGGATGCTTGAACCGTGGGCGCTCGCCTACAAAGCGTGGAAGAAGCGTTTGTATTTCAACTGGATTGAACGTCCGGCGTTGTGTGGAGCGCGCTTGATTCAGGCGACCGCTTCGCAGGAAGCCGAACACATCGGCCGGCTCAACCTCGGCACACCTATTGAACTGATTCCCAACGGCCTGCACCGAGCGGAGTTTGAGACGTTGCCCGACGGCGAGCCTTTTTACGCGAACCACCCGACCCTGCGCGGCAAGCGTTTGGTGTTGTTTTTCGGGCGGATTGATCCCAAAAAGGGACTTGACCTGCTTGCGCCGGCCTTTGCGCGCGTGCACGCCAAGCATCCGGAGACGCATTTGCTCGTGGTTGGACAGGACAACGTCGGCTTTCTGCCGCGCGCCAAACAGTTCTTTATTGACGCCGGTTGTATGGAGGCGGTGACGTTCGTCGGCTGGATGAGCGGGCCGCCGCTCTACGCGATGCTGCGCAGCGTCGCGGTGCATGTTGCGCCTTCCTATTCCGAAGGCTTTAGTATGGGCATTCTGATGTGCTTGGCGGCGGGCGCGCCGACCGTGATGACGACCGGCTGCAACTTCCCGGAGGCCGGCGCGGCCGGCGCGGCGCGCATTGTGGAGGCTTCAGTGGAGGCCATCGCGGACGCACTGGACGGGCTGTTGTCTGACCCGGTTGCGGCGCAGGCGATGGGCGCGCGGGCGCGGGACTTTATTCTCAACAATTACACTTGGGATCGGGTGGCGCAGAAGTTGCTGGCGACGTACGAACGCATCCTTGCCGCATGA
- the argH gene encoding argininosuccinate lyase — MTHAAGFPTSSSESSPAQSLRAAFSAPMDADIAAFVASVETDRRLLDADLRGSLAHVAMLEACGVLTSDQAARLRTGLERIRAEGLTLDPAYEDVHMNVERRLEELIGEDAHLLHTARSRNDQVALDLRLYVRDCETKLRAALGELTVALVDKAEACADVVMPGYTHLQRAQPVSFAHVLLAYHAALMRDAQRLRQPLISPLGAGALAGTAVPIDPFLTARLLNADGLFSNALDAVMDRDFAVAFVFACTLLAVHLSQLAETLILWCSQEFNFIRLPDELTTGSSLMPQKKNPDCLELVRGRAGQCIGELVNLLTTLKGLPVGYNRDLQETKPPVARVAETVAASVKVCTLAVQRLTVNREIMRQAASDERLYATDLVEKLVAQGVPFRTAYTMIGNVVRHGVPFSQVSADEWAALGLSVTPETFTPEQSIAGRASHGGTSPARIADQIAAARAAHREDAP; from the coding sequence ATGACCCACGCCGCCGGTTTTCCAACATCGTCGTCCGAATCGTCGCCGGCGCAGAGCCTGCGCGCCGCCTTCAGCGCGCCGATGGACGCCGACATCGCCGCCTTTGTCGCTTCGGTGGAAACCGACCGCCGCCTGCTGGACGCCGACCTGCGCGGCTCGCTGGCGCACGTCGCCATGCTGGAAGCCTGCGGCGTGCTGACGTCCGACCAAGCGGCGCGTTTGCGGACGGGTCTCGAACGAATTCGCGCCGAAGGTCTGACGCTGGACCCGGCCTATGAAGACGTTCACATGAACGTCGAACGGCGGCTGGAAGAACTCATCGGTGAGGACGCCCACCTGCTGCATACGGCGCGCAGCCGCAACGACCAGGTAGCGCTGGACTTGCGGCTCTACGTGCGCGATTGCGAAACGAAGTTGCGCGCCGCTCTTGGGGAGCTGACTGTCGCGCTAGTGGACAAGGCCGAAGCCTGCGCCGATGTGGTCATGCCGGGCTATACTCATCTGCAACGAGCGCAGCCGGTGTCGTTCGCTCATGTTTTGCTAGCCTATCACGCCGCGCTGATGCGCGACGCGCAGCGCTTGCGTCAACCGTTGATCTCACCGTTGGGCGCTGGCGCATTGGCTGGGACGGCCGTCCCGATTGACCCCTTCCTGACGGCGCGACTGCTTAACGCCGACGGCCTGTTCAGCAACGCGCTGGACGCCGTAATGGATCGCGATTTTGCCGTGGCGTTTGTCTTCGCCTGCACGCTGCTGGCTGTTCACCTGTCGCAGTTGGCTGAGACCCTCATTCTTTGGTGCTCGCAGGAGTTCAACTTCATTCGTTTGCCGGATGAATTGACGACCGGTTCGAGCCTCATGCCGCAAAAGAAGAACCCTGATTGTCTGGAGTTGGTGCGCGGTCGCGCTGGCCAGTGCATTGGGGAATTGGTCAACCTGCTGACGACGCTCAAGGGTTTGCCGGTCGGCTACAACCGCGATTTGCAGGAGACAAAGCCGCCGGTGGCGCGCGTCGCGGAAACTGTGGCGGCGTCGGTCAAGGTATGTACGTTGGCTGTGCAACGCCTGACGGTGAACCGTGAGATTATGCGTCAAGCGGCGTCAGACGAAAGGCTTTATGCGACCGACCTAGTTGAAAAACTGGTTGCGCAGGGCGTGCCGTTCCGAACGGCATACACAATGATTGGCAATGTGGTGCGTCATGGCGTACCTTTTTCTCAGGTCTCTGCCGATGAGTGGGCGGCGCTCGGTCTGAGCGTGACGCCTGAAACCTTCACGCCTGAACAATCCATCGCCGGACGCGCCTCGCATGGGGGCACGTCGCCGGCGCGAATCGCCGACCAGATTGCCGCTGCGCGCGCAGCACACCGGGAGGATGCGCCATGA
- a CDS encoding glycosyltransferase family 4 protein encodes MNVLLVHPGTQHAFQLARQLARQGLLGGFWTGLALREEAWWVRWLSQSAGVRERLGNRLLAGVPRNRLHLQPWRELAALWAVRRGKPALDVFLTRNARFQRAVPLAALRAAGAVIGFDTSSWILAERCRELGKPFILDQSIAHPLWKKQVLEAVAARYPDWRETVVPPPPEMLAHEQKEHELATAIVVAGSFTKRSLLAHGVPEGKVMVNPYGVDLDAFTPRSAREEGRPFRFLFLGSLTARKGLPLLLEVWRKLAARQAELWLVGPVAPAVRRLIPDLPGLSVLGKRPHRDLPDLIRRCDVLVFPSYFEGFGLVVLEAMACGVPVIASDATAGPDVIEDGVDGWLMAAGDAERLQAVMEAALTRPDQTFAMGRLARRKAEAYTWETYGLRWKTLLERVLDSPNH; translated from the coding sequence ATGAACGTTTTGCTCGTCCATCCCGGTACGCAGCATGCCTTCCAGCTTGCCCGGCAGTTGGCGCGGCAGGGTCTGTTGGGCGGATTCTGGACTGGGCTGGCGCTCCGCGAAGAAGCGTGGTGGGTGCGGTGGTTATCTCAATCGGCTGGCGTCCGCGAACGACTGGGCAATCGGCTGCTGGCGGGTGTGCCGCGCAACCGGCTTCACTTGCAGCCGTGGCGTGAACTGGCGGCGTTGTGGGCGGTTCGGCGCGGAAAACCGGCGCTCGACGTGTTCCTGACGCGCAACGCGCGCTTTCAAAGGGCTGTGCCGCTCGCGGCATTGCGCGCGGCTGGAGCAGTGATTGGCTTTGATACGTCGTCTTGGATTCTGGCCGAACGCTGCCGCGAGTTGGGCAAGCCGTTCATCTTGGATCAGAGCATCGCCCATCCGCTGTGGAAAAAGCAGGTACTTGAGGCGGTTGCCGCCCGCTACCCGGACTGGCGCGAAACCGTCGTTCCGCCGCCACCGGAAATGTTGGCCCATGAGCAAAAAGAACACGAACTGGCGACGGCGATTGTCGTTGCGGGGAGTTTCACAAAGCGGTCGCTGCTGGCGCATGGCGTTCCTGAAGGCAAGGTGATGGTGAATCCCTACGGCGTAGACTTGGACGCCTTCACGCCGCGTTCAGCGCGGGAAGAGGGGCGTCCGTTTCGGTTTTTGTTTTTGGGATCGCTGACGGCGCGCAAGGGGCTTCCGCTCTTGCTGGAGGTGTGGCGCAAGCTGGCGGCGCGGCAGGCCGAACTGTGGCTGGTCGGGCCGGTCGCCCCGGCCGTTCGGCGGCTGATACCGGATTTGCCGGGGCTGAGCGTCTTGGGGAAGCGCCCGCACCGCGATCTGCCCGACCTCATTCGGCGCTGCGACGTATTGGTGTTTCCGAGTTATTTTGAAGGCTTCGGACTGGTTGTGCTGGAGGCGATGGCGTGCGGCGTACCGGTCATTGCCTCGGACGCCACGGCGGGGCCGGATGTGATTGAGGACGGCGTGGACGGCTGGCTGATGGCGGCCGGCGACGCGGAGCGGTTGCAAGCTGTCATGGAAGCGGCGCTCACCCGACCTGACCAAACTTTTGCCATGGGACGACTGGCGCGGCGAAAGGCGGAGGCGTACACTTGGGAAACTTACGGCCTGCGCTGGAAAACACTTTTGGAGCGGGTTTTAGACAGCCCAAACCATTGA
- the argC gene encoding N-acetyl-gamma-glutamyl-phosphate reductase codes for MTESPSAPATPLHVAVVGASGYIGGEIVRLLLDHPHVELIAVTGRESSGKTVADVHPNLADVNLTIAPLTEVGAAEVVFLALPNGEAMTHIDAFTAARRVIDASADFRLCDPKVYEATYGRPHQAAAWLGRFVYGLPELFRDDIRQARYVAAPGCFATAVTLALYPLAAAGLLDEAFVNGVTGSSGAGVAPRATTHHPFRTDALFAYEPFTHRHVPEIAQALRRAAGCDVAFVFQPHSGPFVRGILITAYVRLRQTMTDNALRHLYAESYAAAPFVRLRGEPPNIKWVVGTNRCDLGLAVRGRTAVVWAALDNLLKGGAGQAVQCLNLMYGLPETAGLTLRSRNP; via the coding sequence ATGACTGAGTCTCCATCCGCCCCAGCGACGCCGTTGCACGTCGCTGTGGTCGGGGCTTCCGGCTACATCGGCGGCGAAATTGTTCGCCTGTTGCTCGATCACCCGCACGTTGAGCTTATTGCTGTGACCGGACGGGAATCGTCCGGCAAAACGGTGGCAGATGTTCACCCGAATCTGGCGGATGTTAATCTGACCATCGCCCCGCTGACCGAAGTCGGCGCAGCTGAGGTTGTGTTTCTCGCGCTTCCGAACGGCGAGGCCATGACGCACATTGACGCTTTTACTGCCGCTCGTCGCGTCATTGATGCCTCGGCCGACTTCAGATTGTGCGACCCAAAAGTTTACGAAGCCACCTACGGCCGTCCGCACCAAGCGGCGGCGTGGCTTGGTCGCTTCGTTTATGGCCTACCGGAGCTTTTCAGGGATGACATTCGTCAAGCGCGCTATGTCGCCGCCCCGGGGTGTTTCGCCACGGCGGTGACATTGGCGCTGTATCCGCTCGCCGCCGCCGGCTTGCTCGACGAGGCGTTTGTCAACGGCGTCACGGGTTCTTCTGGGGCGGGCGTCGCGCCGCGTGCAACGACGCACCATCCTTTCCGCACCGACGCGCTCTTTGCCTACGAGCCGTTTACGCACCGGCATGTGCCTGAGATTGCCCAAGCTCTCCGCCGTGCCGCAGGCTGTGACGTGGCGTTTGTCTTCCAGCCGCATTCGGGTCCCTTTGTGCGCGGCATCCTCATCACCGCCTATGTACGGCTGCGACAAACGATGACGGATAACGCGCTGCGTCATCTCTACGCGGAGAGCTATGCCGCCGCACCGTTTGTCCGTTTGCGCGGCGAGCCGCCCAATATCAAGTGGGTTGTTGGGACAAACCGCTGCGATCTTGGGTTGGCCGTGCGAGGGCGAACGGCCGTCGTCTGGGCGGCGCTCGACAACCTGCTCAAGGGCGGCGCAGGCCAGGCTGTTCAGTGTCTTAACCTGATGTACGGCCTCCCGGAGACCGCCGGCTTGACGCTGCGTTCACGCAACCCATGA